The Arthrobacter zhaoxinii sequence ATCCGCCGGCCGGCACCAGTGCGTTGATCCGCACACCGTCGGGCAGCTGCTGGCGCAGCAGACCGATGGCCACCTGCGCCACGGTTGCCGCATTCAGTGCGTTGACGCCGTCGGCCGGCGCGGCGGCCGCATGCGAGGCCTTGCCTCGGAACTTCACCCGGAACCGGTCACAGCCCTGCGACGACGTGCCGCTGCAGTCCAGATCGACCCCCGGTGTCGGATGGGCCATCAGGGCGATGTCGGCGGCAGCGAAGGCGCCGGCGTCGAGCATCAGGACCTTCCCTCCGCCCTCCTCTTCGGCCGGGGTGCCGAGCAGGACCACGGTCAGATCCAGTTCCGCGGCCACCGCGGCGAGCGAAAGGGCCGCGCCCACGGCGGAGGCGGCGATGATGTTGTGCCCGCAGGCATGGCCGATGCCCGGTAGGGCATCGTATTCGGCGCAGAGCACCACCCGGAAGGATCCGGTGCCGTAGACCGCCTCGATCGCTGTGGGCAGTCCATAACAGCCCACAGTCGTCGAAAAGCCCTCGTCCCGGAGCAGGGCGGCCACGCGTGCCGCGGACCGGTGCTCGGTGAAGGCCACCTCGGGGTCCGCATGCAGCTCGGCGGACAGGGTCAGGAGGGCTGACCGGTGCCGGGTCAGGCGTTCGGCGATGGCCGCCTTGGCGGTGACCGACGTCGTCGTGGTGCTCATGCGGTGTGTTCCCCCTGGGCGGAAGCGGACGGTGCAGTGCCGGCGGCCGGAACCTTGACCGGGGCTGCTCCGTCGT is a genomic window containing:
- a CDS encoding amidohydrolase — protein: MSTTTTSVTAKAAIAERLTRHRSALLTLSAELHADPEVAFTEHRSAARVAALLRDEGFSTTVGCYGLPTAIEAVYGTGSFRVVLCAEYDALPGIGHACGHNIIAASAVGAALSLAAVAAELDLTVVLLGTPAEEEGGGKVLMLDAGAFAAADIALMAHPTPGVDLDCSGTSSQGCDRFRVKFRGKASHAAAAPADGVNALNAATVAQVAIGLLRQQLPDGVRINALVPAGGSAINVIPDYAEVLLEVRALDADVQHETKKRVLLACEGAALATGCSWSWEQDSPAYLPVRQHNELLGLWNRNLTATGRTLVRPPGGGGGSTDMGNVSHALPAIHPVIAVLGATAAPHTAGFAAETQGPGADAAVLDAALALAWTAADAAADPELRASLQEARRAQRA